From a single Okeanomitos corallinicola TIOX110 genomic region:
- the hemJ gene encoding protoporphyrinogen oxidase HemJ, protein MAYYWFKAFHIIGFVVWFAGLFYLVRLFIYHVEANQESEPAKTILKNQYQLMEKRLYNIITIPGMIVTVAMAIGILSTNLDLLKEPWLHFKLGFVGVLLIYHFYCGRLMKQLAADECKWSGQKLRALNEAPTLLLVVIVMLAIFKNNLPTDITAWLIFGLVIFMAASIQMYAKIRRRNKEKMMAEMNPVNQVTQAQN, encoded by the coding sequence ATGGCTTATTATTGGTTTAAAGCATTTCACATTATTGGTTTTGTTGTTTGGTTTGCTGGTCTATTCTACTTAGTGCGTCTTTTCATCTACCATGTGGAAGCTAACCAAGAATCAGAACCTGCAAAGACAATCTTGAAAAATCAGTATCAACTGATGGAAAAACGCCTTTACAACATCATTACTATCCCTGGAATGATAGTAACTGTAGCAATGGCCATCGGTATTCTTTCCACTAATCTAGATTTGCTCAAAGAACCTTGGTTACATTTCAAATTGGGGTTTGTGGGTGTTTTGCTTATCTATCACTTTTACTGTGGTAGGTTAATGAAGCAGTTAGCCGCAGATGAATGTAAGTGGAGTGGACAAAAGTTACGAGCTTTAAATGAAGCACCAACTTTGTTATTAGTAGTAATCGTGATGTTGGCAATATTTAAAAATAATTTACCTACAGACATCACCGCTTGGTTAATTTTTGGCTTGGTGATTTTCATGGCTGCTAGTATTCAAATGTATGCCAAAATTCGTAGACGCAATAAAGAAAAGATGATGGCAGAAATGAATCCAGTTAATCAAGTTACTCAAGCACAGAATTAA